The following proteins are co-located in the Sphingobacteriaceae bacterium genome:
- a CDS encoding sigma-70 family RNA polymerase sigma factor produces MENGDNEAVGVLYEKYGHLVLGLCIKYLKNKDDAKDMVIQIFTGLLEDLKKHKIQFFKSWLYVYSKNRCLMELRNRQRSLKKDLELQDNAHLIMDFSSDEHLKEKEHQITVMEQAINKLNPEQKKCIELFYLKSKSYVEISDLTGYTNNEVKSFIQNGKRNLKIKMEEILNGEKFE; encoded by the coding sequence TTGGAAAATGGTGATAATGAAGCTGTAGGCGTTTTATATGAAAAGTATGGCCATTTAGTACTGGGTTTGTGTATTAAATACCTTAAAAATAAGGATGATGCCAAAGATATGGTGATTCAGATTTTTACGGGTTTATTGGAAGATTTAAAAAAACACAAAATCCAGTTTTTCAAAAGTTGGCTTTATGTGTATTCCAAAAACCGTTGCTTGATGGAACTTCGAAACAGGCAAAGAAGTTTAAAGAAAGATCTTGAATTACAGGATAATGCACATTTAATTATGGATTTTAGCTCAGATGAACATCTCAAAGAAAAAGAGCATCAGATCACTGTAATGGAACAAGCAATTAACAAATTAAATCCTGAACAAAAAAAATGTATAGAATTGTTCTACCTAAAAAGCAAATCCTATGTGGAAATCAGCGATTTAACCGGATATACCAATAATGAAGTTAAAAGCTTTATACAAAATGGAAAACGAAATTTAAAAATAAAAATGGAAGAAATACTGAATGGAGAAAAATTTGAATAA
- a CDS encoding YfiR family protein: protein MFVIPYKKLKTAHKYLLVLLCLISFRFQQPSNYDTNAKIKAVFIYNFTKYFEWPDKKKVADFVVYVVGKNDNLITELKSLAAKKKVGNQDMEIKNSSTYDPKISCSIIYLLPEELKSASTALAKNKGNGTLLVAEGTNACKAGASINFMIIENKVKFEYSKNNAVKAGLKTNDDFKALATKNID from the coding sequence ATATTTGTAATTCCGTATAAAAAACTGAAAACCGCACATAAATATTTACTTGTTCTACTTTGCTTAATTTCGTTCAGATTTCAGCAACCTTCCAATTATGATACTAATGCCAAAATAAAGGCAGTTTTCATTTATAATTTCACGAAATATTTTGAATGGCCGGACAAGAAAAAAGTGGCTGATTTTGTGGTTTATGTGGTGGGAAAAAACGACAATTTAATTACAGAATTAAAATCGCTGGCGGCTAAGAAAAAAGTAGGAAATCAGGATATGGAAATAAAAAATTCATCAACCTACGATCCAAAAATTAGTTGCAGTATAATTTATTTATTGCCTGAAGAACTTAAGTCGGCGAGTACCGCTTTGGCCAAAAATAAAGGTAATGGAACCTTACTTGTTGCGGAAGGTACAAATGCTTGTAAGGCCGGGGCCAGTATTAATTTTATGATTATAGAAAACAAGGTGAAATTTGAATACAGTAAAAACAACGCCGTTAAGGCAGGATTAAAAACGAATGATGATTTTAAAGCATTAGCTACTAAAAATATTGATTAA
- a CDS encoding SpoIIE family protein phosphatase, whose protein sequence is MAYRFTIGRRIGFGFAIFILLTMVAFISTVLTIRESKSRTRTVVEQVTPSVIELRQLNFLLQKSYTNISKWFYNKSFNDLEFRDELIKIIDKDYYKQKHRLQELSVSWTPQEKDQLRQIFSRVEKLFKVYKSEITDQLTSTEAYEDPNILMMARMSYEDSELNIKALFKTLNELIISKQNNAVSVTNSMFKGFNFLNTFVEILGIALVVGGILIAVFTTRSITRPVHKLKKVLLSMGLGILPTERITTGEDEIGEMGKALNELVQSMRQTTDFAKETGSGNFDATYTPLSKDDTLGYALIKMRDDLAVNERELERKVIERTEEVVRQKEEIEGKNAELEILYKQVTDSIHYAKRIQEAILPPNKVLEQNLPNSFVLYHPKDIVSGDFYWIERKEKLVYFAAVDCTGHGVPGAFMSLVGHNILKDIINNSNLKKPAEIMDRLREGVINTLHADKSGGETKDGMDMTLCCLNYDTLELQFAAAFNPLYIIRNKNLIEHKANKFPIGAFIGEKQNFTNNTIQLQKGDQIFIFSDGYADQFGGPKGKKFMVGNFRKLLTEIALLDAKNQKEVLETTMAEWRGDQEQVDDVLVIGVKV, encoded by the coding sequence ATGGCATACAGATTTACAATAGGTAGAAGAATCGGTTTCGGTTTCGCCATCTTTATTTTACTTACCATGGTTGCGTTTATTTCAACCGTATTAACCATTCGAGAAAGTAAAAGCAGAACACGAACTGTTGTTGAACAAGTAACACCAAGTGTTATTGAGTTAAGGCAATTGAATTTTTTATTGCAAAAGTCATATACCAACATTTCCAAATGGTTTTATAACAAAAGTTTTAATGACTTAGAGTTCCGCGATGAATTGATTAAAATAATTGATAAGGATTATTATAAACAAAAACATAGACTGCAAGAACTTTCCGTTTCATGGACACCTCAGGAAAAAGATCAGTTACGTCAAATATTTAGCAGAGTAGAAAAATTATTTAAAGTTTATAAAAGCGAAATTACCGATCAGCTTACATCAACGGAGGCTTACGAAGACCCTAATATCCTCATGATGGCTCGTATGTCTTACGAAGATTCTGAATTGAATATTAAAGCCCTTTTTAAAACTTTAAATGAATTAATTATATCCAAACAAAATAATGCAGTTAGTGTAACTAATTCCATGTTTAAAGGATTTAATTTCTTAAACACATTTGTTGAAATTTTAGGTATTGCGCTTGTTGTCGGTGGAATTCTAATTGCGGTATTCACTACACGTTCAATTACCCGCCCGGTACATAAACTTAAAAAAGTTTTACTTTCTATGGGCCTTGGAATTTTACCAACAGAAAGAATTACAACCGGTGAAGATGAAATAGGAGAGATGGGTAAAGCATTAAATGAATTGGTTCAATCTATGCGCCAAACCACCGATTTTGCCAAAGAAACCGGTTCAGGAAATTTTGATGCTACTTACACGCCATTAAGTAAGGATGATACTTTAGGCTATGCATTGATAAAAATGCGTGATGACCTGGCCGTGAATGAAAGAGAATTGGAGCGAAAAGTTATTGAAAGAACCGAAGAGGTAGTGCGTCAAAAAGAAGAGATAGAAGGTAAAAATGCTGAATTGGAGATTTTATACAAGCAAGTAACGGATAGTATTCATTATGCGAAAAGAATTCAAGAGGCTATTTTGCCTCCAAACAAAGTATTAGAACAAAATCTACCTAACTCTTTTGTACTATATCACCCTAAGGATATTGTTTCAGGTGATTTCTATTGGATAGAACGTAAAGAAAAACTGGTGTATTTTGCCGCAGTGGATTGCACAGGTCATGGTGTACCTGGAGCCTTCATGAGTTTGGTTGGTCATAATATATTAAAGGATATTATTAATAATTCAAATCTTAAAAAGCCGGCTGAAATTATGGACCGGCTTAGAGAAGGAGTTATTAATACCTTACACGCAGATAAATCCGGTGGTGAAACGAAAGATGGAATGGACATGACTTTGTGTTGCTTAAATTATGACACTTTAGAATTACAATTCGCAGCAGCATTTAATCCGCTATATATTATACGCAATAAAAATCTTATTGAACATAAGGCCAATAAGTTTCCGATTGGTGCATTCATTGGTGAAAAACAAAATTTTACGAATAATACTATTCAGTTACAAAAAGGTGATCAGATATTTATTTTTAGCGATGGTTATGCTGATCAGTTTGGAGGTCCGAAAGGTAAAAAATTCATGGTCGGAAATTTCAGAAAATTATTGACGGAAATTGCATTACTTGATGCGAAAAATCAAAAGGAAGTATTGGAAACCACAATGGCAGAATGGAGAGGCGATCAAGAGCAGGTAGATGATGTTTTGGTGATTGGTGTTAAAGTTTAA
- a CDS encoding acyl-CoA thioesterase, which produces MLYKNYRHCTDIQVRFNDIDSLKHVNNACYLSYCEIGRVNYFHAIFRNHINWIDRGFVLARTEMDHLNPIFLQDKVKCYTRIEKIGTKSITVSNCIVKENKSEIIECANALGILVAMDYKKELSIDVPKEWVALIKTFEIEL; this is translated from the coding sequence ATGCTTTATAAAAATTACCGTCACTGTACTGATATACAAGTTAGATTTAACGACATTGATTCTTTAAAACACGTTAACAATGCCTGTTATTTGAGTTATTGCGAAATTGGTAGAGTAAATTATTTTCACGCCATTTTTAGAAATCACATCAACTGGATTGACAGAGGATTTGTATTAGCAAGAACCGAAATGGATCATTTAAATCCTATTTTTCTGCAAGATAAAGTCAAATGTTATACTCGAATCGAAAAGATAGGAACTAAAAGCATTACGGTATCAAATTGCATTGTGAAAGAAAATAAATCCGAAATTATTGAATGCGCAAATGCACTTGGAATATTAGTGGCCATGGATTACAAAAAGGAATTAAGCATTGATGTTCCGAAAGAATGGGTTGCTTTGATTAAAACATTTGAAATTGAATTGTAA
- a CDS encoding polyprenyl synthetase family protein, which yields MTNYKALSDLFLAHLESYSEKERRQRPKELYDPELYILSLGGKRIRPLLALIGCDLFEKNPALALDASLSLEVFHNFSLIHDDILDKAPLRRNQQTVHEKWNTNIAILSGDLMLVKAFEILTSYKANILKQLFVKLSETAVQVCEGQQMDMNFESSEAVSSKEYIEMITKKTAVLLGCSLQLGAICANANKSSQKKLYEFGLHLGVAFQLNDDLLDLYGENTGKQIGGDILSNKKTYLILKALEKAKSGQRKELHHLLTNTEMDSAIKIQSAKNIFDQLNIKSLCLEEANKHTKKAIQCLLKVKASSAKLEELKTFALSLLNRVN from the coding sequence GTGACAAACTACAAAGCATTATCGGATCTCTTTTTGGCTCATCTTGAATCTTACAGTGAAAAGGAAAGGCGACAAAGACCTAAAGAATTATACGATCCGGAACTTTATATTTTATCTTTAGGAGGCAAACGAATTCGTCCTTTACTTGCTCTAATTGGATGCGATTTATTTGAAAAAAATCCGGCATTAGCACTTGATGCCTCATTGAGCTTGGAAGTATTTCATAATTTTTCATTGATTCACGATGATATTTTAGATAAAGCGCCGTTGCGAAGAAATCAGCAAACTGTTCATGAAAAATGGAACACCAATATTGCCATTTTAAGCGGTGATCTAATGTTAGTTAAAGCATTTGAAATTTTAACTTCTTACAAAGCCAATATACTAAAACAACTTTTCGTTAAGTTAAGCGAAACAGCTGTGCAGGTTTGCGAAGGTCAGCAAATGGACATGAACTTTGAAAGTTCAGAGGCGGTTAGTTCTAAAGAATACATTGAAATGATTACCAAAAAAACGGCTGTATTATTAGGTTGCAGTTTACAACTCGGTGCAATATGTGCTAACGCAAATAAATCATCACAAAAAAAATTATACGAATTTGGCCTTCATTTGGGAGTTGCATTTCAATTAAACGATGACTTACTTGACTTATACGGTGAAAACACCGGAAAACAAATTGGAGGAGATATACTAAGCAATAAAAAAACGTATTTAATTTTAAAGGCGCTAGAGAAAGCTAAATCCGGCCAAAGAAAGGAATTACATCATCTTTTAACCAATACGGAAATGGATTCTGCAATTAAAATTCAAAGCGCAAAAAATATTTTCGATCAATTAAATATAAAATCACTTTGCTTAGAGGAAGCAAATAAACACACCAAAAAGGCCATACAATGTTTATTAAAAGTAAAAGCATCTTCAGCGAAGCTTGAAGAACTAAAAACATTTGCACTTTCTTTACTTAACCGGGTTAACTAA
- the rfbA gene encoding glucose-1-phosphate thymidylyltransferase RfbA, which yields MKGIILAGGSGTRLHPLTLAMSKQMMPIYDKPMIYYPLSVLMMAGIRDILIISTPHDLPNFERLLGDGKDKGCNFQYAVQEVPNGLAQAFVIGEKFIGKEKAALILGDNIFYGVGLGRMLKQINDPDGGVVFAYHVSDPERYGVVEFDKDHKVISIEEKPKVPKSNYAVPGLYFYDNDVIEIAKNLKPSARGEYEITDVNKEYLKRGKLKVSIMDRGTAWLDTGTFPSLMQAGQFVQVIEERQGLKIGCIEEVAYKMGYITKEQLIKIAEPLTKSGYGTYLLEVAKHF from the coding sequence ATGAAAGGAATTATTTTAGCCGGAGGTTCCGGTACAAGATTGCATCCATTGACTTTAGCCATGAGCAAGCAAATGATGCCGATTTATGACAAACCCATGATTTACTATCCGCTTTCTGTTTTAATGATGGCAGGAATAAGAGATATATTAATTATTTCTACCCCTCATGATTTGCCAAATTTTGAACGTTTACTTGGTGACGGAAAAGATAAAGGTTGTAATTTTCAATACGCGGTACAGGAAGTTCCCAATGGATTAGCACAAGCCTTTGTTATTGGAGAAAAATTTATTGGCAAAGAAAAAGCCGCTTTAATTTTAGGAGATAATATTTTTTACGGAGTTGGATTGGGAAGAATGCTTAAACAAATTAATGATCCGGACGGTGGTGTTGTATTTGCTTATCATGTGAGTGACCCGGAAAGATATGGAGTTGTAGAATTTGATAAAGATCATAAAGTAATTTCTATTGAAGAAAAACCAAAAGTACCTAAATCCAATTATGCAGTGCCCGGTTTGTATTTTTATGATAATGATGTAATTGAAATAGCAAAAAACCTAAAACCAAGTGCCCGTGGGGAATATGAAATTACGGATGTAAATAAAGAATACTTAAAAAGAGGGAAATTAAAAGTTTCTATCATGGATCGCGGAACAGCTTGGTTAGACACAGGCACTTTCCCTTCCTTGATGCAAGCCGGACAATTTGTTCAGGTAATAGAAGAACGTCAGGGATTAAAAATTGGATGTATAGAAGAAGTAGCCTATAAAATGGGTTATATAACCAAAGAACAACTCATTAAAATTGCTGAACCCTTAACCAAAAGCGGATACGGAACCTATTTACTTGAAGTAGCAAAACATTTTTAG
- a CDS encoding DUF1287 domain-containing protein, translated as MRKKVSCILILFILFAFKQNETVVNQLINSAVKQTQTKVTYEPAYVKISYPGGDVPSNTGVCTDLIIRSYRAIGIDLQKEVHEDMLSNFKLYPKMWKLKQPDSNIDHRRVPNLMCFLERKNSKLKITNKREDYKPGDLVTWNLQNKTSVAGITHIGIVTNIKNADQTGYLIAHNIGGGNVLEDMLFNYTIIGHYRYLKY; from the coding sequence ATGAGAAAAAAAGTTTCCTGTATTTTAATCCTTTTTATTCTTTTTGCTTTTAAACAAAATGAAACTGTAGTTAATCAATTAATTAATAGTGCTGTAAAACAAACTCAAACAAAAGTTACCTATGAACCAGCCTATGTGAAAATTTCATACCCGGGCGGAGATGTGCCTTCAAACACCGGCGTTTGTACCGATTTAATAATACGATCCTATCGAGCAATAGGAATAGATTTACAGAAGGAAGTGCACGAGGATATGCTTAGCAATTTTAAGTTGTATCCTAAAATGTGGAAACTAAAACAACCCGATTCAAACATTGATCATCGAAGAGTTCCTAATTTAATGTGCTTTTTGGAAAGAAAAAATTCGAAATTAAAAATCACTAATAAAAGAGAGGATTATAAGCCGGGCGATTTAGTAACCTGGAACTTGCAAAACAAAACGAGCGTGGCCGGAATAACCCATATTGGTATAGTAACTAATATTAAAAATGCTGATCAAACAGGATATTTAATTGCCCACAATATTGGCGGAGGGAATGTTTTGGAGGATATGCTGTTTAATTATACCATCATTGGCCATTATAGGTATTTAAAGTATTGA